The sequence below is a genomic window from Candidatus Binataceae bacterium.
TAACGCGAATCCCATGGCGGCCGACTTCATAGGCCAGGTCGCGGGTGAGCGCTACCACTCCGGCCTTCGATGCCGCGTACGGGACATGCGGAACCGTGACGTGGAAGGCCGCAATCGAGGCAATGTTTACGATCGCCCCGCGCTTACGGGTGATCATTTCCGGAACCACCTCGCGGCAGCACAGAAACGCTCCCTTGAGATTGACGTCCAGGACGCGATCCCAATCTTCTTCGGTTTGCTCGATCATCCGCCTCACCACCAGCACGCCGGCGTTGTTTACCAGGATGTCGATTTTCTCAAACCGCTCCAGCGTCTCTCGCACGACGCGTCTCACATCGTCGGCCCGCGCAACGTCCGCAGAAACTCCAAGCCCCCGCCTGCCCAGACCCTCGATTTCGGCAAGTACCGCCGCAATCCGGTCCTCCGCCTGCTCAACTACCACGACCTCGGCGCCAGCCCGGGCCAGACACCGGGCAATGCCGCGGCCGATTCCTCGCCCTGCCCCGGTGACGATTGCCACTCGATCGGCGAGCGCTGCGGAAAACGAACTCGTTTCGGATCGTTCAGTCGTCATGTTGCGTTCTCCAAGACCAAAGACTTGTTGCGGCGCCGACAACCTTGCCAGCCGGTGAAAGACCGAAACCGGCCCGATCGCTGGCAATTCGAGGATAAACCGATCTAGAGAGATTATGATGCGCGCCGCGACCGCCGCCAGCCGCGATTGACACTCGTCCGCAGGGAGGCTGTTTAATGGCTACCGGAAGCGAACCCAAATACAAAGTCGTCGTTGAGAAGAACCTCGCGATGCGTACGCGTGACGGGGTAGCGCTGCACGCGGACGTTTACCGCCCCGATGCAGCCGGCAAGTACCCGGTGCTCGTGATGCGCACGCCGTATGACAAGAGCCAGGAGCTCGCGCTTACCGAGAAGGATTACTTCCCCCCGCGCGGCTACGTTCTACTGGTGCAGGACACCCGCGGACGGTTCAGCTCGGAGGGCGAGTTCTATCCGTTCGTCCACGAGGCGGCTGATGGCTACGACGCGATCGAATGGGCCGCGGGGCTGCCCTGGTCGAACGGGAAGGTTGGGATGGTGGGACAATCGTACCTAGCGCTGGTGCAGTACTCTGCAGCGATTAAGGCGCCCCCACACCTGCTGGCAACCTGTCCGGTCTCGGGACCGGTGACCTATTTTGAGAACTGCCTCTACCGCCGCGGCGTGTTCGAGCTGGGCTGGGTGCTTTGTTACTTCACCTTCATGGCGCGCAACACGCTGCTGCGCAAGGGCATTTACGACGCGCACCGGGAGCGCCTGGACAGCTATCTCGCACGCCCCGATATTCCACTGAGCGCGCTCAAGAACGAGGTTTACCTTCATCTGCCGGTGACCGATTGGGCCGAACGGCTTAACGAGGGCGCACCCTATCTCGTCGATATGCTCAAGAACTGGAAAGCGGGACCGTACTGGGGTGAGACCGACTTGCGGCCCCTATGCAAGAACGTGACGGCGCCGGCAATGCATATCGGTTCCTGGTACGATGCGTTCCAGTTCGACACTCTCGCCATGTACACGCAGATGCGCCGCGATGCGCGCAGCGAAAAAGCGCGCCGCGGACAGCGTCTGATCATGGGGCCCTGGGCACATCTTCTGCCGTATTCGGTGCCGACCTCGCACGGCACCGGCGATATCGATTTCGGTCCGGAGGCCAAAGTCGAACTGCTCGCCGACCAGGAGCGGTTTCTTCGCCATTGGCTGGGTGGAACCGAAAGCCAAATCCTCGATGAGCCGCCGGTCAGAATTTTCGTGATGGGCGAGAACCGGTGGCGCGACGAGCGCGAGTGGCCACTCGCACGCACCAACTACACCAAGCTCTTCTTGCACAGCCGCGGCCACGCCAACTCGACCCGGGGTGACGGAGCGCTGTCCTTCGAGGTCCCGCGTGACGAGCCGGCCGACGAATACCTCTATGACCCGAACGATCCGGTTCCCACGCGTGGCGGGACCACCTTGGGACTACCGCCGGGAGTGTACGATCAATCCCAAAACGAGCAACGCGCGGACGTCCTGGTTTATACGGGCGAGCCGTTGGCGAAGGATCTCGAAGTGACCGGGCCCGTCTCGATGCGACTGTGTGCCGCCTCGTCGGCGCGCGATACTGACTTTGTCGCGAAGCTGATCGACGTGCGCACGGATGGTTACGCGCAGAATATCGCGGAAGGCGTGGTTCGCGCGCGCTTTCGCGATTCAGCGTCGGCTCCGACACTGATTACCCCGGGGACCGTATACGACTACGCGATCGATTTATGGTCGACGAGCCACGTCTTCAAGGCGGGGCATCAGCTTAGACTGGAGGTGTCCTCGAGCAACTTCCCGCGCTACGACCGCAACGCCAATACCGGTAATGACCTCTTAACCGACCGCGAACTCAAGTCGGCGCGTCAAAGCGTGTTTCACTCCGAGCGCAATCAGTCGCACGTGGTGCTTCCCGTAATCCCGCGCTAAGCGATGACAACTTTTATGCGCCCGCCTTGAGCCGAACGAGCCTCACCGGTGTCTCGAAAGGGAGCACTCGTCCTCCGGTCGTGGGCGAGGCTTGAAGTTTTATTTCTGGTCGCTGGCGACCGCGGCGCCGGACTGAATCAGCCGGTCGATCTCCGCCGCGCTGTATCCTGCTTCCTTGAGAATTGCGCGGGTGTGTGCTCCGTATTCGGGTGGCACACGCGGCTTCTGCTTCTCGCTCTCGGCGACGAAGATCGGGCTGTTCACGGTTTCAACTACGCCGTGGCCTGGATACTCGCAACTCACGATCGCGCCACATTCGCGCATCTGCGGATCGCGCACCGCTTCGTCGAGAGTCGGCAGCGGTGACCATTTGATGTCGTGAAGGCGAAATTTCTCGCGCCAATGACCTAACGGTTTCGATTCGAACTGCGACATCAGGATCGCGTGCAGCTCGGCGGCGTTCTCCCTGCGAGCCTGTGCAGTCGCGAACAGCGGGCTCGTGGCGAGATCGGGTTCGCCCAGGGCCTCGCACAGCCGAGCGTACTCGCGCTCGGGATCGAGCAGCGCGATGATCATCGCGTGCTGATCGCTGCTGGGATACGCGGCGATTAGAGGGTTCATCGGACGAGCGCCGGGCTTGCGCTCGGGAAACCTGGCCGCACACAGCTTGGCCTGGATATCGACACTGTTGGCCCACGCACCCGCCGCCATCAGTGAGGTGCTCACCTTAGAACCCTTGCCGCAGCGCTCGCGGTTGTACAGCCCGAGCATGATCGCGCCGAACAGGGTTGCTGCCGTCGGATGGTCGCCGATCGCCGGCCGTGCGCCGGCAGGGCTGCCATCCGCGCCGGTTACGCTCGTCATCAGACCGGAACGCGCCCAGTATGCGAGCCCATCGTAGGCGGGCGCATCCGCATCCTCCCCCTTCTCGCCGTATCCGGTGATGAGGGCATAGATCAGGCGCGGATTGACGGGCTGAAGGTCTTCCCAAGTCAGCTGGAACTTTGCAAGCAGCGAGGGCTGGAAGTTGGTCACGAACACGTCCGCGCCGGCCACCAGCTTCAGGAGCGCCGCGCGGCCCGCAGTCTTGGTCAGGTCGAGCACAATGCTGCGTTTATTGCGGCTGGTCAGAAGCCAGGTGTAGTGGAAGTCGGTGCTCGGATATCCCGGAACCGAGGAAAAAGTGCGCCACAGGTCGCCATCCGGCGGCCGTTCGATCTTGACCACATCGGCGCCAAAGTCCGAGAGAATGGTGGCGGCCGCCGGTCCGGCGACATAGGTGGCGCAGTCGATGACTTTGAGGCCGGCGAGGGCTCCTGCGTCTGGATCCATACGAGTCTAGCTCCCCAAAAATGTCCGCGTTGCCTTGGCTCTCCCTCGCGCGGTGATCGCCGCTAGGAGCTGCCGGAGGTCGTTGGGCAGAGACTCGCTTTTTCCCCCCGCCGAGTGCAAGAGACACCCCAGTGGAAAACCGACGAGCTTGATCCGGATCGACAAAACCTAGAGGACGTTCAAACGGCGCCTCAACGCTGCCGTTGATCGAATTGCAGAATCGTCCCGTCGGGATCCTCGAACAAACAGGTCAGCACCTTTCCGCCCCCTTGTTCACCGTAGGCGACCGAATCGGCGGCGTACGGCGGCACAAGGATCTTCACCCCCGCGCTCTTGAGCTTCTCCACCCTCTTCTCGAGGTCGTCCACCCCGAAGGCGAAGTGATGAAGTCCGACCTGATGAAGCCGCAGCGGCTTGCCCGAAGGCTCTCGGCCCAAGGTTTGCGAGAGCACGAGGAATCCGCCGTCCTTACCCCAGCGCAGGTAAACCGCGTGACGAGAGCCCGACCCGACCTTTTCTTCGCTATCGAGCATCACCTCGAGGCCGAGTAGATCGCGGTAGAACGGGAGCGAGCGGGCCATGTCGCTGACCCCGATCGCGACATGCGAAATTCCTTTCATGAGATTCTCCTTAAAAAAGATGGTCTTCCGCCTGAAGCAGAACAGATCAACAATCGAGATTCCTCAGGCCATAAGGTTCGAGGTGACTCGTTTGTCCAGGCGCTGATCAAAATAATTCGCCAGCGTTGTAAAAAAACAGGGCCGCAGCAGTGTCGACGCGCGCGGCCCTTCAATCGGTCAAAAATCGCACCTTGGTCGGGGTGTGGCTCCAGTTAGTTAAGATCGATGTTGTAGAGCCTGGCTGCGTTGTCGCATACGATCTTGCGCGTCACCTCTTCCGGCACCCCCTGGAAATCCTGCTGGATGACCTTGAGCGAATTCGGCCAGGTCGAATCGGTATGCGGGAAGTCCGACGCCCACATGTAATTGTCCTCGCCGAAGAACCGATATGTCATCGGCCCAATCGCGTCGTCCTGGAAGGTTGCCCAGACGTTTCGGCGCACGTACTCGGACGGTTGCATCTTGAGCTTGGTGTCCTCGCGCATAGTGCCGAATTTCCCGTACATATGGTCGCTGCGATACATGAAATGCGCGATCCAGCCGGTGTCGTTCTCGGCCGACACGATGCGAAGCTCTGGAAAGCGCTCGAACACTTTGCCGAAGATAAAACTCGAGAGGGTGCGTTGCACCTGATACACGGGCTGCATCGTTCCGATCAGCATCTTGACGCCGCCCAGCAGGACATTGCTTTCCTCGCGGTTCTCGCGCTTTTCGTCCCGATTGCGCCCCTTCTGATCGCGCTGGGTGATGACGTGCAGCGACAGTGGCATCTTCATTTCCTGCGCCGCGGCCCAGAATGGATCGTACAGCTCGGCATAGTAGGGCTTGTCCTCCGGCGGCACTCCCCAGATCATCCCGCCCTTGAGTCCCAGCTTCGCGCAGCGCTCCAGTTCCTGGACCGCCAGGGGTATGTCGTCGAGGGAGATGAGTGCGACCGGATGCAGCCGCTTGGGGCTGTACGAGCGGAATTGCCCCACCCAGTCGTTGTAGACAGAGAAACACGCGCGGCGCAGGTCATCATCATCGAGACCGAACAGCGGCATGCCGAGCGTCGTATAGATCACCTCGGCCTGCACGCCGTCGATGTCCTGGTCCTTGATTCGTTCGGCCGGGTCCCATCCGCTCGGACGGGCCGCCTCGTAGCCTTTCTTCAAATGCTCCTTCAGCTCTTCGCCGCTCTTACCGATCCCGAAACCGCCGGCCACCGGAAAGGGCCGAACCCCGGGCGCAATGAAAAGGTAGCCCTTGCCGCTTTCGCTCTTAACGACTTTGGGCGCTCGATCGCGGAATTTGTTATCGAGGCCCTTCTCCCAGAGATCGGCCGGCTCCATCATGTGAGAGTCGGCGGAAATCACCCGCATTGTCATTGGAGTCCCTCCTGAATTTTAGTGAAGGCTGTTCGTCTTGCGGCACTCGCCTAATGGGATGTATTGCACCTCACGGTGTTAACGGCAAGGCTGCCGTTTCACCGCGATTGACAGGGAAAGGGGACTGGGACTAGTCCCGGTCGGAGGAGAACCCCAGATGGAACGAGCATCGCAAGCCGCGGCCCCTGCCTATG
It includes:
- a CDS encoding CocE/NonD family hydrolase, which gives rise to MATGSEPKYKVVVEKNLAMRTRDGVALHADVYRPDAAGKYPVLVMRTPYDKSQELALTEKDYFPPRGYVLLVQDTRGRFSSEGEFYPFVHEAADGYDAIEWAAGLPWSNGKVGMVGQSYLALVQYSAAIKAPPHLLATCPVSGPVTYFENCLYRRGVFELGWVLCYFTFMARNTLLRKGIYDAHRERLDSYLARPDIPLSALKNEVYLHLPVTDWAERLNEGAPYLVDMLKNWKAGPYWGETDLRPLCKNVTAPAMHIGSWYDAFQFDTLAMYTQMRRDARSEKARRGQRLIMGPWAHLLPYSVPTSHGTGDIDFGPEAKVELLADQERFLRHWLGGTESQILDEPPVRIFVMGENRWRDEREWPLARTNYTKLFLHSRGHANSTRGDGALSFEVPRDEPADEYLYDPNDPVPTRGGTTLGLPPGVYDQSQNEQRADVLVYTGEPLAKDLEVTGPVSMRLCAASSARDTDFVAKLIDVRTDGYAQNIAEGVVRARFRDSASAPTLITPGTVYDYAIDLWSTSHVFKAGHQLRLEVSSSNFPRYDRNANTGNDLLTDRELKSARQSVFHSERNQSHVVLPVIPR
- a CDS encoding VOC family protein codes for the protein MKGISHVAIGVSDMARSLPFYRDLLGLEVMLDSEEKVGSGSRHAVYLRWGKDGGFLVLSQTLGREPSGKPLRLHQVGLHHFAFGVDDLEKRVEKLKSAGVKILVPPYAADSVAYGEQGGGKVLTCLFEDPDGTILQFDQRQR
- a CDS encoding CaiB/BaiF CoA-transferase family protein; translation: MDPDAGALAGLKVIDCATYVAGPAAATILSDFGADVVKIERPPDGDLWRTFSSVPGYPSTDFHYTWLLTSRNKRSIVLDLTKTAGRAALLKLVAGADVFVTNFQPSLLAKFQLTWEDLQPVNPRLIYALITGYGEKGEDADAPAYDGLAYWARSGLMTSVTGADGSPAGARPAIGDHPTAATLFGAIMLGLYNRERCGKGSKVSTSLMAAGAWANSVDIQAKLCAARFPERKPGARPMNPLIAAYPSSDQHAMIIALLDPEREYARLCEALGEPDLATSPLFATAQARRENAAELHAILMSQFESKPLGHWREKFRLHDIKWSPLPTLDEAVRDPQMRECGAIVSCEYPGHGVVETVNSPIFVAESEKQKPRVPPEYGAHTRAILKEAGYSAAEIDRLIQSGAAVASDQK
- a CDS encoding amidohydrolase family protein: MTMRVISADSHMMEPADLWEKGLDNKFRDRAPKVVKSESGKGYLFIAPGVRPFPVAGGFGIGKSGEELKEHLKKGYEAARPSGWDPAERIKDQDIDGVQAEVIYTTLGMPLFGLDDDDLRRACFSVYNDWVGQFRSYSPKRLHPVALISLDDIPLAVQELERCAKLGLKGGMIWGVPPEDKPYYAELYDPFWAAAQEMKMPLSLHVITQRDQKGRNRDEKRENREESNVLLGGVKMLIGTMQPVYQVQRTLSSFIFGKVFERFPELRIVSAENDTGWIAHFMYRSDHMYGKFGTMREDTKLKMQPSEYVRRNVWATFQDDAIGPMTYRFFGEDNYMWASDFPHTDSTWPNSLKVIQQDFQGVPEEVTRKIVCDNAARLYNIDLN
- a CDS encoding 3-oxoacyl-ACP reductase family protein is translated as MTTERSETSSFSAALADRVAIVTGAGRGIGRGIARCLARAGAEVVVVEQAEDRIAAVLAEIEGLGRRGLGVSADVARADDVRRVVRETLERFEKIDILVNNAGVLVVRRMIEQTEEDWDRVLDVNLKGAFLCCREVVPEMITRKRGAIVNIASIAAFHVTVPHVPYAASKAGVVALTRDLAYEVGRHGIRVNAIAPGPIETPMARISSEEQRQRIAANIPLGRIGQPEDIGNAVVFLASDTASFITGATLPVSGGADLHVA